From one Mycolicibacterium sp. HK-90 genomic stretch:
- a CDS encoding molybdopterin-dependent oxidoreductase codes for MADTRTALRICPFCEATCGLTLTIADNRVTAARGDRDDVFSAGFICPKGASFGELDNDPDRLTGPLVRRDGVLTEATWDEAYAVVAERLGAVIGEHGGSSVGVYLGNPNAHTIAGSLYAPVIIKGLGTRQVFSASTLDQMPKHVALGLMFGSPIAFTVPDLDRTDYLVIIGANPMVSNGSLATAADFPGKLRALRKRGGKLTVIDPARTRTAELADRHVAPRPGTDAALLFAIVHVLFDEDLVDLGRLAGHVSGVEQVRALADEFAPEAVASACGVGAEEIRELARELASAPTAAVYGRIGTSTVEFGTIGSWLVDVINVLTGNLDRPGGAMFPLGAAAHAPRPPKPGRGFRTGRWTSRVSGYPEALSELPAAALAEEIDTAGEGQIKAMITIAGNPVLSAPDGDRLDRALDGVEFMLSIDPYLNETTRHADVILPPPPPAQTAHFDVALNNLAVRNNVRYSSPTLPLDGRPDEAEILSRLALILYGVGPAGDPGLVDAQVIATTLGKEVADADSPVAGRDVEELTSMLHDGPGYERRLDMMLRIGPYGDAFGARPDGLTLERLKANPHGIDLGPLQPRIPEVLRTPSGTIELAPDPIVADVARLRDALGRAAGGFLLIGRRHLRSNNSWMHNLPALSGGSNRCTLQIHPDDAADLGLTDIAVIKGPGGELLAPIEVNDGIRRGVVSLPHGWGHDRAGTGQELAASHPGVNVNQLNDGTHLDPLSGTAVLNGIPVDIAPAGAR; via the coding sequence ATGGCTGATACCCGGACCGCGCTGCGCATCTGCCCGTTCTGCGAAGCCACCTGCGGCTTGACGCTGACCATCGCCGACAACCGGGTGACCGCTGCCCGCGGCGACCGCGACGACGTGTTCAGCGCGGGGTTCATCTGCCCGAAGGGCGCCAGCTTCGGCGAGCTCGACAACGATCCTGACCGCCTGACGGGTCCACTGGTCCGGCGGGACGGCGTGCTGACCGAGGCCACCTGGGACGAGGCGTACGCCGTCGTCGCCGAGCGGCTCGGCGCGGTGATCGGCGAACACGGCGGCTCGTCGGTCGGGGTGTACCTCGGCAACCCGAACGCGCACACCATCGCCGGCAGCCTCTATGCGCCGGTGATCATCAAGGGCCTGGGTACCCGGCAGGTGTTCAGCGCCAGCACCCTCGATCAGATGCCCAAGCACGTGGCGCTGGGACTGATGTTCGGCAGCCCGATCGCGTTCACCGTGCCCGATCTGGACCGGACCGACTACCTGGTGATCATCGGCGCGAATCCGATGGTCTCCAACGGCAGCCTGGCCACCGCCGCCGATTTCCCCGGCAAGCTGCGCGCCCTCCGCAAGCGAGGCGGCAAGCTCACCGTCATCGACCCGGCCCGCACCCGCACCGCCGAACTGGCCGACCGGCACGTCGCGCCGCGACCCGGGACCGATGCCGCGTTGCTGTTCGCGATCGTGCACGTGCTGTTCGACGAGGACCTCGTCGATCTCGGTCGGCTCGCCGGCCACGTCTCCGGCGTCGAGCAGGTCCGCGCGCTCGCCGACGAATTCGCCCCCGAGGCCGTCGCCTCGGCCTGCGGAGTGGGCGCCGAGGAGATCCGGGAACTGGCCCGCGAGCTCGCGTCGGCGCCGACGGCGGCGGTCTACGGCCGGATCGGTACCTCCACGGTCGAGTTCGGCACCATCGGCAGCTGGCTCGTCGACGTGATCAATGTGCTGACCGGCAACCTCGACCGGCCCGGCGGGGCCATGTTCCCGCTCGGTGCGGCTGCCCATGCGCCGCGGCCGCCGAAACCGGGCCGCGGTTTCAGGACCGGGCGGTGGACCAGCCGGGTCTCGGGGTATCCCGAGGCCCTGTCCGAATTGCCGGCCGCCGCGCTCGCCGAGGAGATCGACACGGCGGGCGAGGGGCAGATCAAGGCGATGATCACCATCGCAGGCAACCCGGTGCTGTCCGCGCCGGACGGTGACCGGCTCGACCGCGCGTTGGACGGCGTCGAGTTCATGCTCAGCATCGACCCGTACCTGAACGAGACCACCCGCCACGCCGACGTCATCCTGCCGCCGCCCCCGCCGGCCCAGACCGCCCACTTCGACGTCGCGCTGAACAACCTCGCGGTACGCAACAACGTGCGGTACTCCTCGCCTACGCTGCCGCTGGACGGTCGGCCCGACGAGGCCGAGATCCTGTCGCGCCTGGCGCTGATCCTCTACGGTGTGGGGCCCGCTGGTGATCCGGGACTGGTCGACGCCCAGGTGATCGCGACGACGCTGGGGAAGGAGGTCGCCGACGCCGATTCGCCGGTCGCCGGACGCGACGTCGAAGAGCTCACCTCGATGCTCCACGACGGCCCGGGTTATGAACGCCGGCTCGACATGATGCTGCGGATCGGGCCGTATGGCGACGCCTTCGGCGCCCGTCCCGACGGCCTCACCCTGGAGCGGCTGAAGGCCAACCCGCACGGTATCGACCTGGGGCCGCTGCAGCCGAGGATCCCCGAGGTGCTGCGAACCCCGAGCGGGACAATCGAACTCGCGCCGGATCCGATCGTCGCCGACGTCGCTCGGCTGCGGGACGCGCTCGGCCGTGCGGCGGGTGGGTTCCTGCTGATCGGCCGGCGCCATCTGCGGTCCAACAACAGCTGGATGCACAATCTCCCGGCGCTGTCGGGCGGTTCGAACCGGTGCACCCTGCAGATCCACCCCGATGACGCGGCCGATCTCGGCCTCACCGACATCGCCGTGATCAAGGGCCCGGGCGGTGAGCTGCTGGCGCCGATCGAGGTGAATGACGGCATCCGGCGCGGCGTGGTCTCGCTACCGCACGGCTGGGGGCACGACCGCGCCGGAACCGGTCAGGAACTCGCGGCCAGCCACCCCGGGGTGAACGTCAACCAGCTCAACGACGGCACCCACCTGGACCCGCTGTCCGGCACGGCGGTGCTCAACGGCATCCCCGTCGACATCGCGCCCGCCGGCGCTAGGTGA
- a CDS encoding inorganic diphosphatase, which produces MKFDVVIEIPKGSRNKYEVDHETGRVKLDRYLYTPMGYPADYGFFEDTLGEDGDPLDALVLLPESVFPGCVVEARPVAMFRMTDEAGGDDKLLCVPAGDPRWDHIQNLGDVSQFELDAIKHFFVHYKDLEPGKFVKTADWVGREEAEAELQRSVERFKTEGH; this is translated from the coding sequence GTGAAGTTCGACGTCGTCATCGAGATCCCGAAGGGTTCGCGCAACAAGTACGAGGTTGACCACGAGACGGGCCGGGTCAAGCTCGACCGCTACCTCTACACCCCGATGGGCTATCCCGCCGACTACGGATTCTTCGAGGACACCCTCGGCGAAGACGGTGATCCGCTGGATGCGCTCGTGCTGCTGCCCGAGTCGGTGTTCCCCGGTTGCGTCGTCGAGGCCCGTCCGGTGGCCATGTTCCGGATGACCGACGAGGCCGGCGGCGACGACAAGTTGCTGTGCGTGCCCGCCGGCGATCCGCGCTGGGACCACATCCAGAACCTCGGTGACGTGTCGCAGTTCGAGCTCGACGCGATCAAGCACTTCTTCGTGCACTACAAGGACCTGGAGCCGGGCAAGTTCGTCAAGACCGCCGACTGGGTGGGACGCGAAGAGGCCGAGGCCGAGCTGCAGCGTTCGGTGGAGCGGTTCAAGACCGAAGGTCACTGA
- the dacB gene encoding D-alanyl-D-alanine carboxypeptidase/D-alanyl-D-alanine-endopeptidase, whose product MRPTRWRQSTHVAVGVVVLVLVAAVVAVAAVLTGHQSSDAAAVGPAPAPATASPGVIPVDMSAPSPTVSGLAAALGPALANPDLGVVTGRITDAETGAELWEQNSDVPMQPASVNKVLTTAAALLTLERDARLTTTVLAVDSQPGLVVLKGGGDTTLSAAPDDTDTWYKGAARISDLAEQVRSSGVTVTAVRVDTSEYSGPTMAPGWDPADIEGGDIAPMESVMLDGGRIQPTTVESKRSTTPALDAGRALAAALRVDPTTVTVLPGSVPGGRQIAAVESAPLIERLRQMMNESDNVMAEAIAREVAVELREPQSFEGGVDAVLSQLKAIGIDTSSAKLVDSSGLSVDDRLSARILDDVVNIAAGSTEPALRPLVDLLPIAGGSGTLSNRYLDTDAGRDAAGWLRAKTGSLTGTNALAGIVTDESGRVLTFALISNNAGPTGRTAIDALAAVLRSCGCAT is encoded by the coding sequence ATGCGGCCCACACGGTGGCGGCAGTCCACCCATGTGGCGGTTGGCGTCGTGGTCTTGGTGCTGGTCGCCGCCGTTGTCGCGGTCGCCGCGGTGCTCACCGGGCACCAGTCCAGCGACGCCGCGGCGGTCGGTCCCGCACCGGCGCCTGCGACCGCCAGCCCGGGCGTCATCCCGGTGGACATGTCGGCCCCGTCGCCGACGGTGAGCGGCCTGGCCGCGGCGCTGGGACCGGCGCTGGCCAATCCGGACCTCGGTGTGGTCACCGGCCGGATCACCGACGCCGAGACGGGCGCCGAACTGTGGGAACAGAACTCCGACGTGCCGATGCAGCCCGCATCGGTCAACAAGGTGCTGACGACGGCGGCTGCCCTGCTCACGCTGGAGCGCGATGCCCGGCTCACCACCACGGTCCTGGCTGTCGATTCGCAGCCGGGTCTGGTGGTGCTCAAGGGCGGCGGCGACACCACGCTGTCGGCGGCGCCGGACGACACCGACACCTGGTACAAGGGCGCGGCCCGGATCAGTGACCTGGCCGAGCAGGTGCGCAGCAGCGGTGTCACCGTCACCGCGGTACGGGTGGACACCAGCGAGTACAGCGGCCCGACGATGGCGCCGGGCTGGGATCCCGCCGACATCGAGGGCGGTGACATCGCGCCGATGGAATCGGTGATGCTCGACGGCGGACGGATCCAGCCGACGACAGTGGAATCCAAGCGGTCGACGACACCGGCTCTCGACGCGGGCCGCGCGCTGGCCGCCGCGCTCAGGGTGGACCCCACCACCGTGACGGTGCTGCCCGGGTCGGTGCCGGGAGGCAGGCAGATCGCCGCCGTGGAATCGGCGCCGCTGATCGAGCGGCTGCGTCAGATGATGAACGAATCCGACAACGTGATGGCCGAGGCGATCGCGCGTGAGGTGGCCGTCGAACTGCGCGAGCCCCAGAGTTTCGAGGGTGGCGTCGACGCGGTGCTGAGCCAGCTGAAGGCGATCGGCATCGACACCTCCAGCGCCAAACTGGTTGATTCCAGCGGCTTGTCGGTGGACGACCGGCTGAGCGCCCGGATCCTCGACGACGTGGTCAACATCGCGGCCGGCAGCACCGAACCCGCGCTGCGGCCGCTGGTGGATCTGCTGCCGATCGCCGGCGGCAGCGGCACGCTGTCCAACCGCTACCTCGACACCGACGCCGGGCGGGACGCCGCCGGGTGGCTGCGCGCCAAGACCGGCTCGTTGACCGGCACCAACGCGCTGGCCGGCATCGTGACCGACGAGAGCGGCCGGGTGCTGACATTCGCCCTGATCTCGAACAACGCCGGGCCCACCGGACGCACCGCGATCGATGCGCTGGCCGCGGTGCTTCGCTCATGCGGATGCGCCACATGA
- a CDS encoding 2-oxo-4-hydroxy-4-carboxy-5-ureidoimidazoline decarboxylase: MLMHQGMGLPAFNALPTRRAVHAVYECCYSVVLSTDLAGGRPYADHTSLFRQADALLFSLGEDSIDRVLQAYPHIGKRPRSVKSVCEQCSVWDDDPAVMAQLNTEVRQYAERFGFGFVMFVEDCCAHRAMAGITDRLHNDRETERKVVRNELARINRARLERMLGPEGGYYNW, encoded by the coding sequence GTGTTGATGCATCAGGGCATGGGGTTGCCGGCGTTCAACGCATTGCCGACGCGACGCGCTGTCCACGCCGTCTACGAGTGCTGCTACAGCGTGGTGCTCTCCACCGATCTGGCCGGCGGACGCCCCTACGCCGACCACACCTCGCTGTTCCGGCAGGCCGATGCCCTGCTGTTCAGCCTCGGTGAGGATTCCATCGACCGGGTGTTGCAGGCCTACCCGCACATCGGGAAGCGCCCGCGCAGCGTGAAGTCGGTGTGCGAGCAATGCTCGGTGTGGGACGACGATCCCGCCGTGATGGCACAGCTGAACACCGAGGTGAGGCAGTACGCCGAGCGGTTCGGGTTCGGCTTCGTGATGTTCGTCGAGGACTGCTGCGCGCACCGCGCCATGGCGGGGATCACCGACCGGTTGCACAACGACCGCGAGACCGAACGCAAGGTGGTCCGCAACGAGCTGGCCCGGATCAACCGCGCCCGGTTGGAGCGCATGCTGGGGCCCGAGGGCGGCTACTACAACTGGTGA
- a CDS encoding SIMPL domain-containing protein codes for MPIAGNAKLRVLGAAAAGLIAVAASACDASSGPGGADAPAGARQVTVVGSGQVQGVPDTLTADVAMEFSAPDVSAALNQSSQRQQAVIDALVGSGIDRKDISTTQVSVQPQFSPDGPGNTITGYRASNAINVKIRDTAKASQTLSLIAGTGGDATRINSVNYSIEDDSDLVNDARARAFEDAKNRAEQYAGLSGLELGKVLSISEQPGGSTPPTPTPMPRAAMEAVPLEPGQQTVNFSVTVIWELT; via the coding sequence ATGCCGATCGCCGGAAATGCGAAGTTACGAGTCCTCGGCGCGGCCGCGGCGGGTCTGATCGCCGTCGCCGCCAGCGCATGCGATGCGAGCTCGGGCCCGGGCGGAGCCGATGCCCCGGCCGGGGCCCGGCAGGTGACCGTCGTCGGATCCGGCCAGGTGCAGGGAGTTCCGGACACCCTGACCGCCGATGTGGCGATGGAGTTCAGCGCGCCGGATGTCTCGGCCGCGCTCAACCAATCCAGCCAACGACAGCAGGCCGTGATCGACGCGTTGGTCGGATCGGGCATCGACCGCAAGGACATCAGCACCACCCAGGTCAGCGTGCAGCCCCAGTTCAGCCCCGACGGGCCCGGCAACACCATCACGGGCTACCGGGCCAGCAATGCGATCAACGTCAAGATCCGCGACACCGCGAAGGCCTCGCAGACCCTGTCGCTGATCGCGGGGACCGGCGGGGACGCCACCCGGATCAACTCGGTCAACTACTCGATCGAGGACGATTCCGACCTGGTGAACGACGCGCGGGCGCGGGCGTTCGAGGACGCCAAGAACCGGGCCGAGCAGTACGCCGGACTGTCCGGGCTGGAACTGGGCAAGGTGCTGTCGATCTCCGAACAGCCCGGCGGCTCGACGCCACCCACGCCGACCCCGATGCCCCGCGCCGCGATGGAGGCGGTGCCGCTGGAGCCCGGCCAGCAGACCGTGAACTTCTCGGTGACCGTGATCTGGGAGCTCACCTAG
- the gudD gene encoding glucarate dehydratase, producing MSAQNATPVVTELTVIPIAGHDSMLLNLSGAHGPFFTRNLLILRDSDGNTGVGEVPGGEAIRRTLDDARPLVVGRSLGGYHAILESVRREFADRDSAGRGAQTFDLRVMVHAVTAVESALLDLLGKHLGVPVAALLGDGQQRRRVQALGYLFFVGDRNRTDLAYRSAADEEAGADEWFRIRHDEALSPEAVVRLAETARDRYGFRDFKLKGGVLPAADEAKAVTALAERFPDARITLDPNGGWLLADAVETCRQLTDVLAYAEDPVGPEGGFSGREVMAEFKRATGLPTATNMIATDWRELGHAIRAGSVDIPLADPHFWTMSGSVRVAQVCDAWGLTWGSHSNNHFDVSLAMFTHVAAAAPGDITAIDTHWIWQDGQRITKEPYRIVDGYLDVPATPGLGVELDEERVAAAHELYLAEGLGARDDAVAMQYLIPGWKFDSKRPALQRN from the coding sequence ATGAGTGCACAGAACGCGACGCCTGTCGTGACCGAACTGACCGTGATACCGATCGCCGGGCATGACAGCATGCTGCTCAACCTGAGTGGCGCGCACGGGCCGTTCTTCACGCGAAACCTGTTGATCCTCAGGGATTCCGATGGGAACACCGGCGTGGGGGAGGTCCCCGGCGGCGAAGCCATCCGGCGAACCCTCGACGACGCCAGGCCGCTGGTGGTGGGCCGGTCACTCGGCGGCTACCACGCCATCCTGGAGAGCGTCCGCCGCGAGTTCGCCGACCGCGACAGCGCCGGGCGAGGCGCGCAGACCTTCGATCTGCGAGTGATGGTGCATGCCGTCACGGCCGTGGAGTCCGCGCTACTGGATCTGCTGGGCAAGCACCTCGGCGTGCCCGTCGCGGCACTGCTCGGCGACGGTCAGCAGCGTCGCCGAGTCCAGGCCCTGGGCTACCTGTTCTTCGTGGGCGACCGCAACCGCACCGACCTGGCCTACCGCTCGGCGGCCGACGAGGAGGCCGGGGCCGACGAGTGGTTCCGGATCCGCCACGACGAGGCGCTGTCGCCCGAGGCGGTCGTGCGCCTGGCCGAGACCGCCCGGGACCGCTACGGATTCCGGGATTTCAAACTCAAGGGCGGGGTGCTGCCCGCGGCGGACGAGGCCAAGGCGGTGACCGCATTGGCCGAACGGTTCCCGGATGCCCGCATCACGCTGGACCCCAACGGTGGCTGGTTGCTGGCCGACGCCGTCGAGACCTGCCGTCAGCTGACCGATGTCCTGGCCTACGCCGAGGATCCGGTGGGGCCCGAGGGCGGGTTCTCGGGCCGGGAGGTGATGGCCGAGTTCAAGCGGGCGACAGGCCTGCCGACCGCCACCAACATGATCGCCACCGACTGGCGCGAGTTGGGGCACGCGATCCGGGCCGGTTCGGTCGACATCCCCTTGGCCGATCCGCACTTCTGGACGATGAGCGGGTCGGTGCGGGTGGCGCAGGTCTGCGACGCGTGGGGTCTGACCTGGGGTTCGCACTCCAACAACCACTTCGACGTATCGCTGGCGATGTTCACTCACGTCGCCGCGGCCGCGCCCGGCGACATCACCGCGATCGACACGCACTGGATCTGGCAGGACGGTCAGCGCATCACCAAGGAGCCATATCGGATCGTGGACGGCTACCTCGACGTGCCTGCGACCCCGGGGCTCGGCGTGGAGCTCGACGAGGAGCGGGTTGCGGCGGCCCACGAGCTGTACCTGGCCGAGGGGCTCGGGGCCCGCGACGATGCGGTCGCGATGCAATACCTGATCCCCGGCTGGAAGTTCGACAGCAAGCGCCCTGCGCTGCAACGGAATTGA
- the tilS gene encoding tRNA lysidine(34) synthetase TilS, with protein sequence MDRPGALAALRQAVAAAGAQIDGASWSVALSGGADSLALTAVAAQLRPTTALIVDHRLQPGSDAVADTARHQALELGCAAAQVIPVEVGNLGGPEAAARQARYQALDAARAGAPVLLGHTLDDQAETVLLGLGRGSGARSIAGMRAHDPPWHRPLLGVRRAVTHAACDELGVTAWQDPQNAERRFTRARLRHEVLPLLEDVLGGGVAEALARTAAALREDTDALDALAREALATAVTADGGLDTGRLAELTDALRRRVIRAWLLDGGACDLTDIQIRGVDRLVTAWRGQGGVAVGSGLRKQRLFAARRAGALRLHTEPV encoded by the coding sequence ATGGATCGACCGGGTGCTCTAGCCGCGCTGCGGCAAGCGGTGGCGGCGGCCGGCGCGCAGATCGACGGTGCGAGCTGGAGCGTGGCGTTGTCGGGCGGCGCGGACTCGCTGGCACTGACCGCAGTGGCCGCACAGTTGCGACCCACCACCGCGCTGATCGTCGACCATCGGCTGCAACCGGGCTCCGACGCCGTGGCCGACACCGCGCGTCACCAGGCGCTCGAGTTGGGATGTGCTGCAGCACAGGTCATTCCGGTCGAGGTGGGTAACCTCGGCGGTCCGGAGGCGGCGGCCCGGCAGGCTCGCTATCAGGCCCTGGACGCCGCCCGTGCCGGCGCCCCGGTACTGCTGGGCCACACCCTCGACGATCAGGCCGAGACGGTGCTGCTGGGCCTGGGCCGGGGGTCGGGCGCCCGTTCCATCGCCGGGATGCGGGCCCACGACCCGCCGTGGCACCGGCCCTTGCTGGGGGTGCGACGGGCCGTCACCCACGCGGCGTGCGACGAACTCGGCGTCACCGCCTGGCAGGACCCGCAGAACGCCGAACGGCGGTTCACCCGCGCCCGGCTGCGGCACGAGGTGCTGCCGCTGCTGGAGGACGTGCTGGGCGGGGGAGTCGCCGAGGCGCTGGCGCGGACGGCCGCCGCGTTGCGTGAGGACACCGACGCCCTCGACGCGCTGGCCCGCGAGGCCCTCGCCACGGCGGTCACCGCCGACGGCGGGTTGGACACCGGCCGGCTGGCCGAATTGACCGATGCGCTCCGGCGCCGGGTGATCCGGGCCTGGTTGCTGGACGGCGGCGCATGTGATCTGACCGACATCCAGATCCGGGGCGTGGACCGGCTGGTGACGGCGTGGCGTGGGCAGGGTGGCGTGGCCGTCGGGTCCGGACTGCGCAAACAGCGGTTGTTCGCGGCGCGGCGCGCCGGCGCGCTGCGGCTGCACACCGAACCCGTCTAG
- a CDS encoding zinc-dependent metalloprotease yields MNDRVSMTAGRAVDWDFAATVGAKLARPAPAATDYTRNQVIEQLSESSKAAELPVREVTGLNEGAEVPEARVVDRPEWIRAATQSMRVMTTGVKPGDESDSAKPGFITGRVTGAQTGAVLAFISSGILGQYDPFGPDGGELLLVYPNVISVERQLRVPPADFRLWVCLHEVTHRVQFRANPWLADHMSQALAVLTQDAGDDVAELASRLAQFVRNQRNGSPPHPNSTGVLGLMRAVQAEPQRRALDQLLVLGTLLEGHADHVMDAVGPAVVPTVSTIRRRFDERRQRKQPPVQRLVRALLGLDAKLSQYTRGKAFVDQVVSTVGMARFNTIWSGPDSLPQPDEIDEPRRWIDRVL; encoded by the coding sequence ATGAACGACCGGGTCAGCATGACCGCCGGCCGCGCGGTCGACTGGGATTTCGCCGCGACGGTCGGGGCGAAGCTGGCCCGTCCGGCCCCGGCCGCCACCGACTACACCCGCAACCAGGTCATCGAGCAGCTGTCGGAGAGTTCGAAGGCCGCCGAGTTGCCGGTTCGCGAGGTGACCGGCCTGAACGAGGGTGCGGAGGTGCCCGAGGCCCGCGTCGTGGACCGGCCCGAGTGGATCCGCGCGGCCACCCAGTCGATGCGGGTGATGACGACGGGTGTCAAGCCCGGCGACGAAAGCGATTCGGCCAAACCGGGTTTCATCACCGGCCGGGTGACGGGCGCGCAGACGGGCGCGGTGCTGGCGTTCATCTCGTCCGGCATCCTCGGCCAGTACGACCCGTTCGGCCCGGACGGCGGCGAGCTGCTGCTGGTGTATCCCAACGTCATCTCCGTGGAACGCCAATTGCGGGTCCCCCCAGCAGATTTCCGGCTGTGGGTATGCCTGCACGAGGTGACCCACCGGGTGCAGTTCCGGGCCAACCCGTGGCTGGCGGATCACATGTCGCAGGCGCTGGCGGTCCTCACCCAGGATGCCGGCGACGACGTCGCCGAATTGGCGAGCCGGCTCGCGCAGTTCGTCCGCAATCAGCGCAACGGGTCACCGCCGCATCCGAACTCGACCGGTGTGCTCGGACTGATGCGTGCGGTGCAGGCCGAACCGCAGCGCCGCGCCCTGGATCAGTTGTTGGTGCTCGGCACACTGCTGGAGGGGCACGCCGATCACGTGATGGATGCCGTCGGCCCCGCGGTGGTGCCCACGGTGTCGACCATCCGGCGTCGTTTCGACGAACGCAGGCAGCGCAAGCAGCCGCCGGTGCAGCGGCTGGTACGTGCGCTGCTGGGCCTCGACGCCAAGCTGAGCCAGTACACCCGGGGCAAGGCGTTCGTCGACCAGGTGGTGTCCACCGTCGGGATGGCCCGGTTCAACACGATCTGGTCCGGCCCCGACTCCCTGCCCCAGCCCGACGAGATCGACGAACCACGACGATGGATCGACCGGGTGCTCTAG
- the hpt gene encoding hypoxanthine phosphoribosyltransferase, translating into MAVDSAELYAGDIKSVLLSEEQIRTRTVELAEMIAEQYRDDLGNDDLLLVTVLKGAVMFVTDLARTIPLPTQLEFMAVSSYGSSTSSSGVVRILKDLDRDINDRDVLIVEDIIDSGLTLSWLLRNLATRGPRSLRVCTLLRKPEAVKTELDVAYVGFDIPNEFVVGYGLDFAERYRDLPYIGTLDPKVYENV; encoded by the coding sequence GTGGCTGTCGACTCTGCCGAGCTCTATGCGGGAGACATCAAATCGGTGCTGTTGTCCGAGGAGCAGATCCGGACTCGCACCGTCGAACTCGCCGAGATGATCGCCGAGCAGTACCGCGACGACCTGGGCAACGACGACCTGCTGCTGGTCACCGTGCTCAAGGGTGCGGTCATGTTCGTCACCGATCTGGCCCGGACCATCCCGCTGCCCACGCAGCTGGAGTTCATGGCGGTCAGCTCGTACGGCTCGTCCACCTCGTCATCGGGTGTGGTCCGGATCCTCAAGGATCTCGACCGCGACATCAATGACCGCGACGTGCTGATCGTCGAGGACATCATCGACTCCGGGCTGACGCTGTCGTGGCTGCTGCGCAACCTCGCCACCCGCGGCCCGCGTTCGCTGCGGGTGTGCACGCTGCTGCGCAAACCCGAGGCCGTCAAGACCGAACTCGACGTCGCCTACGTGGGCTTCGACATCCCCAACGAGTTCGTGGTCGGGTACGGACTGGATTTCGCCGAGCGCTACCGCGATCTGCCCTACATCGGCACTCTCGATCCAAAGGTGTACGAGAACGTCTGA
- a CDS encoding 2-hydroxyacid dehydrogenase: MKIVVAEPNLLVHRGRFEAALPPGAEVVWDGAIGDLRDADVFVGGRFTAEMAAEAEKLRLVHVAGAGTDKIDFASLRPEVMVANTFHHERSIAEYVLAAAVLLRRDFLAQDRALRRGVWATSVYDANLPQLPAIGQARVGLVGFGHIGQCVWELFRGLGSTGAAVTGSGRVDAAAHGLSWAGDTSALDRIMTESDVVVVSAPLTAATEGMIGADQLRALGPDGVLINVGRGPLVVERALYDALLERSIRAAAIDVWYRYPASGGQGVPSELPFGELTNVLMTPHSSGVTTDTFGGRADEIAANIGRLDRGEPLTHQL; the protein is encoded by the coding sequence ATGAAGATCGTCGTCGCCGAACCCAACCTGCTGGTGCATCGTGGTCGTTTCGAGGCCGCGCTGCCACCCGGTGCCGAGGTGGTCTGGGACGGTGCCATCGGGGACCTGCGGGATGCCGACGTCTTCGTCGGTGGCCGGTTCACCGCCGAGATGGCCGCGGAGGCCGAGAAGCTGCGTCTGGTGCATGTCGCGGGTGCGGGGACCGACAAGATCGACTTCGCGTCACTGCGGCCAGAGGTCATGGTGGCCAACACCTTCCATCACGAACGGTCCATCGCCGAGTACGTGCTCGCCGCCGCGGTGTTGTTGCGTCGTGACTTCCTGGCGCAGGACCGCGCACTGCGCCGCGGGGTGTGGGCCACCTCGGTGTACGACGCCAACTTGCCGCAGCTGCCGGCGATCGGTCAGGCCAGGGTCGGCCTCGTCGGGTTCGGCCACATCGGCCAGTGTGTGTGGGAGCTGTTCCGCGGGCTCGGCTCGACCGGGGCGGCGGTCACCGGATCGGGGCGGGTCGACGCCGCGGCCCACGGTCTGTCCTGGGCCGGCGACACGTCGGCGCTCGACCGGATCATGACGGAGTCCGACGTGGTCGTCGTGTCGGCGCCGCTGACCGCGGCGACCGAAGGCATGATCGGCGCCGATCAGCTGCGGGCGCTGGGTCCCGACGGTGTGCTGATCAATGTCGGGCGCGGACCGCTCGTGGTCGAACGGGCGTTGTACGACGCGCTTCTGGAACGTTCGATCCGGGCCGCCGCGATCGACGTCTGGTACCGCTACCCGGCTTCCGGTGGGCAGGGTGTGCCCAGTGAGCTGCCGTTCGGCGAACTGACCAACGTGTTGATGACACCGCACTCCTCGGGCGTCACCACCGACACGTTCGGTGGCCGCGCCGACGAGATCGCCGCCAACATCGGGCGGCTCGATCGCGGCGAACCGCTGACTCACCAGTTGTAG